One Heyndrickxia oleronia genomic window, AGGAGTGATTTGAAGAAAATGGTAGATTCGGGAATGTTCTCTGTTCAATCTCATACAGCTACACACCCTGATTTAACCAAAGTTAAAGATATTGACTATGAATTAAAAGAATCTAAAGAAAAAATTCAGCAAATGACAGGAAAACCAGTCATTGCCCTTGCTTATCCGTACGGGATTTTTAATGAGAAAGTAATAGCAGAAACGAAAAAATACTATCAATTTGGCCTAACAACAATCCCCGAACCATATGTAAAAACAGGCAAACCAAACGAAAACTACCTACTCCCACGAATCTATGTCAAAAACTCAACAACACTAGATGAGTTTGTTGAAAATTTACAATAAGGGGGTCAGACCCCCACTGCTTTAAAGTGTAAAAGGAAGGGAGGGACAGTGGACCTGACCCCCCTGTCCCTAACGGTTCGGATAGATGAACTCGTATGTTATGGTTTTGCCTTTGATGGTGATTGTTATGATTTCGTTTCCATCGGCGGATTCGAATGTGTGGGAATCTTTGGTGGTGGATTTTTTCTTCCAGAGTCCCTTTTGCTCGGTGATTTTCTTGATATAAGCATTGAATGCTTCGGTTGATCCACTTTCCCAGTTATAGACTTCTTTATTTGCAGATATAGAAATGGGTTGTAAGTTGATGGGGAAGAGCATTTTCCCATAGCCATGGTTGACATATAGTTGTTTAGGATAGTTATTGGGTTCCATTCCTTTTATTCTTAATGTTGATATGACGGTGAAAATTTCAGCATACTCAAGTTTTGGATAATCAAAGGTAAAATGAAAGTATTTTTGATTTTCTAATGGAATAAAAAAGTGATAACGCAAAGCTACATTCATTTGCTTTACATGCTCGATATACATGGATGTCGGATAAGGGAAATTCTCCATTTGCTCCTCTACAAACATAGCATGATTTTGAATGATCTCCTTCCTTTTTTCTTCGGTTACTTCATGAACGGATCCGACTTTTTCAGTTTGATTTTTTCGATAGAATGCTAAGCCATCATTGGATTTTTTACTATACGTATCTTCTAATTTCCAACTTATTTGATTAGAATTAATTCCTTTCTCGGTTACGGAATGCTGCACTTTATTTTCCTGTTGAAAAATAAGCCAAAATCCTCCGCAAATAAGAAAGAATAAGCAAGTAGCTAGTAGATTTTTCCATGAAAAAAATGGAGAGGTGCGAGTGATTTTCGGTGAAGAAGCTTGTATCGTTTGCCATATCCTCATTCTTGTAATTTCTTTTTCCTCATTTGTTGGCTTCAGTTTTTGTAGCAATTTCCATTGGTCATCATAATGATTGCTCAACTTGTTCACCACCTTGGATTGTATTCCGTTTTCTAAGTGATTGCAGTGCTCTTGATAATGTTTTTCGAACCTTAACCTCGGACCAGCCAAGAATGTTTGCCGTTTCTTTGGTGGAGTATTCTTCGACCTTCATTAATATAATGACCATTCGATAATTAGGCTTTAATTGTTGAATCGAGGTGAATAGCTGGTTAACTGCTTCCTTGTTTTCAATATATTTTTCTAAATTAAAGGAAGAGGATATCTCTTTTTCAAATGAAAGAACTGGTACATGCTTATTTCTTTTTCGTTTCCGAATTTCATCGAGAACAAGATGCTTTGCAATGCTAAACAACCAAGTTTTTACACTGGAACGATGATCGAATCGGTCATATGCTGTGTACGCACGTACAAATGTATCATGGACAAAATCCTCGCAGCACTGTTTATCACCCAGCATTAGCCAAATAAAACGGTACATATCATCGTAATACAATTCATACCACTCCATGACAAGTTGCCTCTTATCAATATTCAACTCCATCCTCACCTACCTTCACGCTTTCTAGTTATTAGTCGTGCAAATTGAAAATTTGTGACAGTGATTTTATCCCTATAAAAATAAAACGTATAAAGAAGTATGATGTTAACACGTAGGAGTAGCACAGTTCCCCCCTTTGGAGGAATTCATTAGAAAACCTCGAAGTATTTGTAACAACTATTAATAAGAGGGGTGTCTGATGAACTATACAAAATTAAAAAGGATGGCAAAAAGAAAATTACTGTCACTTCCATATCGTTCAAAGCTCATATTAGTTTTTTCGCTGCTCATACTTCTAACTGCCACAATTCTTGGAAGCATAACCTATTATCAATTTGCAAAATCAAGTCAACTTCGAACAAAAGAGTATCAGCTTCAGCTTGCTGATCAAATGAATCGTAATTTAAATCGCTATATTAAAGAAATGCAGATTATCTCCTTATCCCCTTTGTACGATCAAGATGTCTTGAATACTCTTAAAAATCATCAAGTGATGAAGGAAGGTGCTTCTCTTCCACCAGCAAGTGAAAGAGTAAAAATTTGGAGGTATATTTCTAGTCTCATTCATATGAGAGATGAAATTAAAGGAATCCATATTCTTGCGAACGATGGAACTGTTTTTAGTAATTTGGATTCAAATACGGTGCTACTAAAAGTGTTTGATAATAAAAGTGAGTGGATTAAAGAAATTAGGCAGGCAGATGGAGGATGGATTATTCTTCCTCTCCATCAGCCAAATTATTATATCAATAGAAAGGAGAATGTTTTTTCGGTTGCAAGACTGATTAGAGACCCAGCGACACAGAAATCTTTAGGGATTATAAAAATTGACCTGAAACAAGAACTGTTTAAAGAAATTTTATCAAATACACAGGCAAATAGCTTTATTTATATAGTAGACAAACATAATCGTTCAATTTATCCAAATAACACTAGGACAATGATATCCGATTCGTTACTTTTACAGATTGATAAAGGAAAAAGGGATAATTATACAAAGACAATAATGGATGGACAAAGCTATATGATGGTTGCTAATACTTCGTCTTACTCCGGAATCAAGATTATTATGCTGACCCCTCGTTCTGAAATTTTTAGTGAAGTGAATCATTTACAGAAAGTACTTGTGCTCGTTGTATTACTTGGAATGATCGTTTCCTCTTTACTAGGTGTCATATTGTCCAAGCCCTTAGTAGGTTCCATTCATAAATTACGTACTTCCATGCGTGAGGTAGAAAAAGGAAATTTATCACAGAGGGTCCAGATTGAATCCGGTGATGAAATAGGAGAGCTAGGCAAAGGCTTTAATCATATGGTAAATGAAATTGATCGACTCGTAACAGAAGTATACAAAACCAATCTACGTGAGAAGGAAGCAGAAATTCGTGCATTACAAAGTCAATTAAATCCGCACTTTCTTTACAATACGTTGGAATCTATTAATATGCTAGCAATCACACAAGGAAGTTTAGATGTGTCGGATATGGTTAGTTCACTTGGGAAGTTAATGAGATATACGATAGACCATTCTTCCAAATTAGTAACATTGGGAGAAGAAATCTCGTTTATTCATTCATACGTAATGATCCAAAAGGTACGAATAGGAGAGAAGCTTCAATATCGAGAAGAAATCGATCCGTCCATACTAGATATTTCTATTCCTAAGCTAATTTTGCAGCCACTTGTAGAAAATGCGATTATTCATGGGATTTCAGCACAGGGGGGAACGATTTTTATTAGAGGCTATAGAAAGGAAGAAAAGCTTACCCTTATTGTATCTGATAACGGGCAAGGTGTTTCCTCTAAAAAGCTAAAAGAGCTATATGAATCTATCCATTCTCCTGTACCGATAGCATCAAAAAAGTATCACGGGATTGCTTTACCCAATATTCATGAGCGGATCCAGTTGTTATATGGAAAGCAATACGGAATAGAGATTCAAAGTGAAGTGAATAACGGCTTTACGATTCAAGTGGTTTTACCTTTGATAAATGAAGGAGGGAAAAAGGTTGAAGGAAGTACTAGTCATTGAAGATGAACAGATTATTAGACAAGGGCTAAAGGTTTTACTTGAACAGGTTATCGGTGGAATTCAGGTGATAGAGGCAAAGAGTGGCGAAGAGGGGATTACAAGAATTCATCAACGGTTGCCACACCTTATTATTACAGATATCCGAATGGGAGCAATGGATGGTCTTACTTTTATAGGAAAAGCAAGGCAGGTATCTAAAGATATTCCTATTATTATCTTAAGTGGACATAATGATTTTGAATATGCCCGCACAGCCTTACGATATGGAATTACTGATTATTTATTAAAACCAGTCAACCGGATTGAGTTGTCCGAAGTCATTTCCAAGGTTTTTAAAACAAATGAAAGTAATAACGATGGTACATCGACTCAATTTCAAAAGATCCTTCAGTTTATCGATGACCATTTAAGCCAAGAAATCACATTAAAGATGATTGCAGAGCATGTATATCTTCATCCGCAATATATCGGTCAGTTGTTTAAAACAGAGCTAAATCAAACCTTTACGGACTATTTAACGAATAAACGGATAAAGTATGCGCAAAAATTATTGAGGCAAACTCATTTAAAGGTGTATGAGGTAGCACAACTATCTGGATACAAAAGTGCGAAGCATTTTATGACCTTGTTTAAACAAGAGGTTGGGATGACCCCAATTCAATATCGGCAATCACTATAAAAATATCTATGAATAACGAACTATTTCTACTTTTTACAGGATATTTATTGGGGAGGTATTTGTTTTAAAATGTAGCAAAAGGGAGGGGGGAATACAATGATAAAGAAATTCGGATTGATTTTGTTGGTGATTATTTTGATAACGGTTACATCAGCGTGTTCCAGCAAGGAAAAAACAAGTGGATCAAAAGATGAAAAAGTTGAATTAACCTTTATGATTTGGGGAAATGAAGCACATCAGGAAGTATATAAGAAACTGTTAGAAAAATATTATAAAACACATCCTAATATTAAGGTGAACTTGCAAAGTGTACCTTTTCCAGATTATCAGCAAAAAATATCAGTCTTAGCAGCAGGAAGGGAATTGCCGGATGTAGGTTGGGTAGCTGAGCGGATGGTACCACAATTTATGGATAATGATATTTTAGAAGATATTACTTCATTTAAAGAGGATAAGGATTACAAGATCGATGATTTCTTTCCGTCAACATTAGATCTATTTAAAAAAGAGGATAAACTGTATGGAATTCCTTTTTCTACGCCGCCAATGGTTATTTTTTATAACAAGGACCTATTTGTAAAAGCTGGGGAGAAAACGCCAAATGAACATTTTGCAGATGGAACATGGACGTGGGAGCAATTTGAGAAATCTGCTAAAGCGATCACAGCAGATGGTGTTTATGGCGCAAATTTCTTTCGTGATTGGAATACTTGGATTTCATTATTATCGAGAACTTGGAGTTATGGCGGGGATTTATTTAATGAGGATCAGACAAAGTTCACGTGGAATAGTCAAGAAGGTATAGATACATTAAAAATGCTTGATCGAATGATGTTTGCAGATAAATCCCATCCAAAAGCTGGGGAACAGGTTAGCTTTGAATCAGGAAAAATAGGCATGTTTTTTGATGTATACAGTTATGTATCCAGTGCACGTGAAGTAAAGGATTTTACATGGGATATTGCGCCACTTCCAGAGGGGCCAGAAGGCCGATTCCCAATGCTGGGTCAAGCAGGATACTCAATCTTTAAAGGATCAAAGCACCCGAAAGAGGCAAAAGAGCTACTGAAGTTTTTTACTAGTGAGGAAGGAATCACTGCCACATCAACATTTTTCGTACCACCACGTGAGTCAGTCCTAAGCTCTGATCAGTTTGTTAATCAACCAAATAATCCACCAAAAGAAAGTATTCAACATGCTGTGATCGATGAAATGAACAATGCCCGTTTACAAGCAGGACATATAGAATGGCAAAAAATTGATAATGCCATCCAATTTGGATTT contains:
- a CDS encoding RNA polymerase sigma factor — translated: MNIDKRQLVMEWYELYYDDMYRFIWLMLGDKQCCEDFVHDTFVRAYTAYDRFDHRSSVKTWLFSIAKHLVLDEIRKRKRNKHVPVLSFEKEISSSFNLEKYIENKEAVNQLFTSIQQLKPNYRMVIILMKVEEYSTKETANILGWSEVKVRKTLSRALQSLRKRNTIQGGEQVEQSL
- a CDS encoding sensor histidine kinase — translated: MNYTKLKRMAKRKLLSLPYRSKLILVFSLLILLTATILGSITYYQFAKSSQLRTKEYQLQLADQMNRNLNRYIKEMQIISLSPLYDQDVLNTLKNHQVMKEGASLPPASERVKIWRYISSLIHMRDEIKGIHILANDGTVFSNLDSNTVLLKVFDNKSEWIKEIRQADGGWIILPLHQPNYYINRKENVFSVARLIRDPATQKSLGIIKIDLKQELFKEILSNTQANSFIYIVDKHNRSIYPNNTRTMISDSLLLQIDKGKRDNYTKTIMDGQSYMMVANTSSYSGIKIIMLTPRSEIFSEVNHLQKVLVLVVLLGMIVSSLLGVILSKPLVGSIHKLRTSMREVEKGNLSQRVQIESGDEIGELGKGFNHMVNEIDRLVTEVYKTNLREKEAEIRALQSQLNPHFLYNTLESINMLAITQGSLDVSDMVSSLGKLMRYTIDHSSKLVTLGEEISFIHSYVMIQKVRIGEKLQYREEIDPSILDISIPKLILQPLVENAIIHGISAQGGTIFIRGYRKEEKLTLIVSDNGQGVSSKKLKELYESIHSPVPIASKKYHGIALPNIHERIQLLYGKQYGIEIQSEVNNGFTIQVVLPLINEGGKKVEGSTSH
- a CDS encoding response regulator transcription factor, producing the protein MKEVLVIEDEQIIRQGLKVLLEQVIGGIQVIEAKSGEEGITRIHQRLPHLIITDIRMGAMDGLTFIGKARQVSKDIPIIILSGHNDFEYARTALRYGITDYLLKPVNRIELSEVISKVFKTNESNNDGTSTQFQKILQFIDDHLSQEITLKMIAEHVYLHPQYIGQLFKTELNQTFTDYLTNKRIKYAQKLLRQTHLKVYEVAQLSGYKSAKHFMTLFKQEVGMTPIQYRQSL
- a CDS encoding ABC transporter substrate-binding protein, which encodes MIKKFGLILLVIILITVTSACSSKEKTSGSKDEKVELTFMIWGNEAHQEVYKKLLEKYYKTHPNIKVNLQSVPFPDYQQKISVLAAGRELPDVGWVAERMVPQFMDNDILEDITSFKEDKDYKIDDFFPSTLDLFKKEDKLYGIPFSTPPMVIFYNKDLFVKAGEKTPNEHFADGTWTWEQFEKSAKAITADGVYGANFFRDWNTWISLLSRTWSYGGDLFNEDQTKFTWNSQEGIDTLKMLDRMMFADKSHPKAGEQVSFESGKIGMFFDVYSYVSSAREVKDFTWDIAPLPEGPEGRFPMLGQAGYSIFKGSKHPKEAKELLKFFTSEEGITATSTFFVPPRESVLSSDQFVNQPNNPPKESIQHAVIDEMNNARLQAGHIEWQKIDNAIQFGFDELFGQLKKPEEILEGMEKKIDPLLK